One window of Arthrobacter oryzae genomic DNA carries:
- a CDS encoding histidinol-phosphate transaminase, which translates to MTSPENPAGGIRPRPVVDRLPRYAAGKPPAAVEGLSSYKLSSNENPLPPIPAVLQAIADQTDFNRYPDPLSSKLRGALSEFLQVPAEDIVTGAGSLGALNQLLVTFAGQNDDGKADEVIYAWRSFEAYPISVGLAGAESVRIPLTADGRHDLDAMAAAVTARTKVILLCTPNNPTGPILEKEETERFIRSVPSDVVIVIDEAYQEFVRAGNAVDGIEMYRKYPNVVVLRTFSKAHGLAGLRVGYSVSNPDLTQHLRVAATPFAVSQIAERAAVTSLQNFSQVVERVQSLVDERDRVTAGLRDLGWFVPDAQGNFVWLDLGENSAEFAALAGARALSVRAFGNEGVRVSIGEAEANTRFLELCTDYTKPPRRS; encoded by the coding sequence ATGACTTCACCAGAGAACCCCGCCGGCGGAATCAGGCCCCGCCCGGTGGTGGACAGGCTTCCGCGCTATGCCGCCGGTAAGCCTCCTGCCGCCGTCGAGGGCCTTTCCAGCTACAAACTGTCATCCAACGAGAACCCGCTTCCGCCCATCCCTGCAGTGTTGCAGGCCATCGCGGACCAGACCGACTTCAACCGCTACCCGGATCCCCTGAGCAGCAAGCTCCGCGGCGCGCTCTCGGAGTTCCTGCAGGTCCCGGCCGAGGACATCGTCACGGGTGCCGGCAGCCTGGGCGCCCTGAACCAGCTGCTGGTGACCTTTGCCGGACAGAACGACGACGGCAAAGCCGACGAAGTAATCTACGCCTGGCGGTCCTTCGAGGCCTATCCCATCTCTGTCGGGCTGGCCGGTGCTGAAAGCGTCCGGATCCCCCTGACCGCGGACGGGCGCCACGACCTTGATGCCATGGCCGCCGCAGTCACCGCAAGGACAAAGGTCATCCTGCTCTGCACACCGAACAACCCGACGGGGCCCATCCTCGAGAAGGAAGAAACGGAACGGTTCATCCGGTCCGTCCCGTCCGACGTCGTCATTGTCATCGACGAGGCCTACCAGGAGTTCGTGCGTGCCGGAAACGCCGTGGACGGCATTGAGATGTACCGCAAGTACCCCAACGTGGTGGTCCTGCGGACCTTCTCCAAGGCGCACGGGCTGGCTGGCCTTCGCGTTGGCTACAGCGTCTCCAACCCGGACCTCACGCAGCATCTCCGCGTAGCTGCTACGCCTTTCGCCGTCTCCCAGATCGCCGAGCGGGCAGCGGTCACTTCCTTGCAGAACTTCAGCCAGGTTGTAGAAAGGGTACAAAGCCTGGTGGATGAGCGCGACCGCGTCACGGCGGGACTGCGGGATCTCGGCTGGTTTGTACCGGACGCACAGGGCAACTTTGTGTGGCTCGATCTGGGTGAAAACAGCGCGGAATTCGCAGCACTGGCGGGAGCGCGCGCCCTGTCCGTCCGGGCATTCGGCAATGAGGGGGTCAGGGTGAGCATCGGCGAGGCGGAAGCGAACACCCGTTTCCTCGAGCTCTGTACGGACTATACAAAGCCGCCACGGCGTTCCTAG